Sequence from the Desulfobacterales bacterium genome:
CCCATGGATTCATTGAAAAAAAGCCAGCCGGCAACAGAGACGACGATATAGCCGATGGAAAGCAGCGGGTAGGCATAGCTGACCTCCACCCGGGAAAGCACCAGCAGCCAGACCACTACGCTGATCACGTAACATGCCAGTCCGGCCAGGACATAGGGACTGGTTGCAACCGCAAGGAAAATACGGCCGCAGCTTGCCAGCCGGAAATCAAAATAGCCGATGGTTCGCATCCCCTGCTTAAGCGCCAGCTGGGCGGCAGCGTTGAGCATTACGCCGAATACAATGAGTGGTAAATAGCTGATCATAAATTCTCTTTTTTATCGGACAGCCGTCCGGACGATTTTTCTTCACGGATGCAAAGCCAAAATAATCCCGGGGTGCATGGCCGGTAGGGATTACAAGTCATGTGATATGTATCACACATATTCACGGCTGCCATGATATAACAAACTGAAATGATGTCAATTTGTTTAATAAAATATCGGTCAATACTGCCACAGCACATACCCCTCAGGGCCGCTGTCATCATGGGAAACCGGTTTGGGAAGTTGATCCTGCCATCTTCTGATATTTCTTGCCCGGCCAACCAGAACTGTTTTCCCCCGGTTAGCGTCTATCAGTCGGGCGGCTGATCCTGTGTCAAGCATTCTGCCGGGTGCTTTTTCATACGCCAGTCCGTAACGCAGTTCTCCGGGATCCCCGAGCACATACACATCAACGCGTTTCAAGTACCAGCAGGCAGCCCGAAGCGTATCTTCATCGGAAATGATAATCCTATCCTGATTGATGCTTTGCCGGTAGCGCTCCAGCAGGATGCCCGGTGATTTTTTTTCAATGGTCAGGTCCAGCAGAATCAATTGGACAGTCAAAAACAAGAGAAATAGCGAAAGGCCAAACAATAAAACTTTTTTGATTCTTTCCTGGCTTCTGAACGCCCAGAAGCAGAACAAAATTACAAAGACAAGGGCATTGACGAGCATCAGCGCTTTCCAGGGCTGACTGTACAGACGAAACCCCTCATAGCCAAAAAGCTGAACGTACAGGAAGGCAACCAGGAGCAGGCTGAACAGCATACCAAATCCGGCCACTGCCCACTGAATCAGTTTCTTTCCTCC
This genomic interval carries:
- a CDS encoding EamA family transporter, with protein sequence MISYLPLIVFGVMLNAAAQLALKQGMRTIGYFDFRLASCGRIFLAVATSPYVLAGLACYVISVVVWLLVLSRVEVSYAYPLLSIGYIVVSVAGWLFFNESMGIIRWTGIIVICLGVWLITRTG